Proteins from a genomic interval of Candidatus Nanoarchaeia archaeon:
- a CDS encoding pesticidal protein Cry7Aa, protein MVHIRRHGIILSPTSLPFENKGVFNPAVAQKGNHLHMFYRAWNTQNRSTIGYCRLDGPLRVIERMKKPVLTSSGRSEYSIEDPRIVHIDGTYYMTYAAYDKKNCRIACAASKDLMTWQKMGVLSPELTYDKAEDLFRQCNGLKERYFLFESYFKDIVGKNVLLWEKDGILFPRKINGRYALLHRILPDIQVIYFRKFSDLTPSYWKAYLRNLSRYVVLESEYWYEVRNIGGGCPPIETEKGWLLIYHGVDDMDKGRIYRAGAALLDKKDPTKVIGHLKHPLFSPEKEWEKKGNVPNVVFPTGTARFDGRLYIYYGAADKRIAAVSCDIDELVHELIHEKDSLS, encoded by the coding sequence ATGGTTCATATTCGGCGCCATGGAATTATTCTCAGCCCGACAAGCCTCCCCTTTGAGAACAAGGGAGTCTTTAACCCTGCGGTTGCCCAGAAAGGGAACCACCTGCATATGTTCTACAGGGCTTGGAACACCCAAAACCGCTCGACGATAGGATACTGCAGGCTCGATGGCCCCCTCAGGGTTATTGAGCGGATGAAAAAGCCGGTTCTAACATCTTCAGGAAGGTCCGAGTATAGCATTGAAGACCCCCGGATAGTCCACATCGATGGAACATATTATATGACCTATGCTGCCTATGATAAGAAGAATTGCCGGATTGCATGCGCTGCAAGCAAGGACCTTATGACGTGGCAAAAGATGGGAGTGCTCTCCCCTGAGCTCACCTACGATAAGGCAGAGGATCTTTTCAGGCAGTGCAACGGCCTTAAGGAGCGCTACTTCCTCTTCGAATCTTATTTCAAGGATATTGTCGGGAAGAATGTCCTTCTCTGGGAAAAAGACGGCATCCTCTTCCCGCGAAAGATCAATGGCAGGTATGCGCTTCTTCACAGAATACTCCCTGATATCCAGGTCATTTATTTTAGGAAATTCAGCGACCTCACCCCAAGCTACTGGAAGGCCTACCTCAGGAATCTGAGCAGGTATGTTGTCCTCGAATCAGAGTATTGGTATGAGGTCAGGAACATCGGAGGAGGCTGCCCGCCTATCGAGACAGAAAAGGGATGGCTCCTGATTTACCACGGTGTGGACGACATGGACAAAGGCAGGATCTACAGGGCGGGGGCAGCCCTGCTTGACAAGAAAGACCCAACAAAGGTCATAGGCCATCTCAAGCATCCCTTATTTTCTCCGGAGAAGGAGTGGGAAAAAAAAGGGAATGTCCCGAACGTGGTGTTCCCGACAGGGACTGCAAGGTTTGACGGCAGGCTGTACATCTACTATGGCGCAGCAGACAAGCGCATCGCAGCAGTCTCCTGCGACATTGACGAGCTGGTCCACGAGCTGATCCATGAGAAAGACAGCCTGAGCTGA